Proteins from one Embleya scabrispora genomic window:
- a CDS encoding sensor histidine kinase produces MPTFLKAPFTRRTWAEFGYAILTFPLAVFGFGVAFMLAAFGILLTVTLIGLPLLALLVMGARAWGGVHRGLARAMLGVQVPPLRRFRRRPGPLGLLGSALGNTEGWRAVAYTVLKLPLGVVIVMVTGMFWGNGLVLLVYPLLMAAFDPHVTDSDGVVHHSGIQINDLYFDTLPLQLVVSVAGVLILLLAPWAVRGVVLLDRLLIPALLGPSKAAQRMADLEETRAIAVDDSAATLRRIERDLHDGAQARLVALAMNLSLAREKLDAEDTERPMDVDRARTLVDTALGNAREAIVELRDLARGIHPPVLDQGLDAALATLAACSAVPVEVRTDIPVRPPATIETIAYFCAAELLTNVAHHSGATAAIVDVSVRDGLLRLSVTDNGRGGAHAGKGSGLTGLVERARTVDGVLRIDSPIGGPTQVTVDLPIRS; encoded by the coding sequence ATGCCCACCTTCCTGAAGGCCCCGTTCACCCGACGAACATGGGCCGAGTTCGGCTACGCCATCCTCACCTTCCCGCTCGCGGTGTTCGGTTTCGGCGTCGCCTTCATGCTCGCCGCGTTCGGGATCCTCCTGACCGTCACCCTGATCGGCCTGCCCCTCCTCGCCCTGCTCGTGATGGGCGCCCGCGCGTGGGGCGGCGTGCACCGCGGCCTGGCCCGGGCCATGCTCGGCGTCCAGGTACCGCCGCTGCGCCGCTTCCGGCGCCGGCCCGGCCCGCTCGGGCTGCTCGGATCCGCGCTCGGCAACACCGAGGGCTGGCGGGCGGTCGCGTACACCGTGCTCAAGCTCCCGCTGGGCGTGGTCATCGTGATGGTCACCGGCATGTTCTGGGGCAACGGGCTGGTCCTGCTGGTCTATCCGCTGCTCATGGCCGCCTTCGACCCGCACGTCACCGACTCCGACGGCGTCGTGCACCACTCGGGGATCCAGATCAACGACCTGTACTTCGACACCCTGCCGCTGCAACTGGTCGTGTCCGTGGCGGGCGTACTGATCCTGCTGCTCGCGCCGTGGGCGGTCCGAGGCGTCGTACTGCTCGACCGCCTGCTCATCCCCGCCCTGCTCGGACCCAGCAAGGCCGCCCAGCGCATGGCCGACCTGGAGGAGACCCGCGCGATCGCCGTCGACGACTCGGCCGCCACGCTGCGCCGGATCGAGCGCGACCTGCACGACGGCGCCCAGGCCCGACTCGTCGCCCTCGCGATGAACCTGAGCCTGGCCAGGGAGAAGCTCGACGCCGAGGACACCGAGCGCCCGATGGACGTGGACCGCGCCCGCACCCTCGTGGACACCGCGCTCGGCAACGCCCGGGAGGCGATCGTGGAACTGCGCGACCTCGCCCGGGGGATCCACCCGCCGGTGCTCGACCAGGGCCTGGACGCCGCGCTGGCCACCCTGGCGGCGTGCAGCGCGGTGCCCGTGGAGGTGCGCACCGACATCCCGGTCCGGCCGCCCGCCACGATCGAGACCATCGCGTACTTCTGCGCCGCCGAACTGCTCACCAACGTCGCGCACCACTCGGGCGCGACCGCCGCGATCGTCGACGTGAGTGTGCGCGACGGCCTGCTGCGGTTGTCGGTCACCGACAACGGGCGCGGCGGCGCGCACGCGGGCAAGGGCAGTGGCCTCACCGGACTGGTCGAGCGGGCCCGCACGGTGGACGGGGTACTGCGCATCGACAGTCCGATCGGCGGGCCGACCCAGGTGACGGTGGACCTGCCGATCCGCAGCTGA
- a CDS encoding sensor histidine kinase, producing MKLSTRVALSVAVLVPLLVLGAGTLVVHWVRADLLARQDQQLQQRAERLTPPARALLRTDLDVRQQALRTRQYRVLSMALDVGVRVDTPDGPLMVGPQPPQTTTLPARAPNPVTVHAGRLSWRMVTRPLPTGPMYVFLPSGEPEAQAALLRRRVYVVTVFTVPLSALAGLAAGTAATRSLRALRRRAARLDPDDGTHEAVHVPSGVVEVDELGRTLDDVLGRYAEQTARTREALETARSFAATVDHELRGPLTGMRTDLEVLTTYPDLAAAEREDVLADLWVGHERVLSVLAALRALAQGDLADATAFEAVELGEVAHASARGAPAHRPGVELPVEIRVEAPHEVVVYGLAAGLRLLVDNLVCNALVHGASRVLVKVLPGLDCGVVCVDDDGPGIAPELRDVVFERFHRGPGSGGAGLGLTLVAQQVALHGGRVTVGVPPTGRGTRIEVVLPLRADPAAARERAWLGVLGRMRDESRTADREKPESASPPRAALTAPAVPQTRSASASAGNSRSPTARSQETHKERP from the coding sequence ATGAAGCTCTCCACGCGCGTCGCACTGTCGGTCGCCGTCCTGGTGCCGCTGCTCGTGCTGGGCGCAGGCACCCTCGTGGTGCACTGGGTCCGCGCCGACCTGTTGGCACGTCAGGATCAGCAACTCCAGCAACGTGCCGAGCGGTTGACCCCGCCCGCCCGCGCGCTGCTGCGGACCGACCTGGATGTGCGCCAACAGGCCCTGCGCACCCGGCAGTACCGCGTGCTCAGCATGGCGCTCGACGTCGGCGTGCGGGTGGACACCCCGGACGGGCCGCTGATGGTCGGCCCGCAACCACCGCAGACCACGACGCTGCCCGCCCGCGCGCCGAATCCGGTGACCGTACACGCCGGTCGGCTCTCGTGGCGGATGGTCACCCGGCCGCTGCCGACCGGGCCGATGTACGTGTTCCTGCCCTCGGGCGAACCCGAGGCGCAGGCCGCGCTGTTGCGTCGGCGGGTCTATGTGGTGACGGTGTTCACCGTACCGCTGTCCGCACTCGCCGGGCTGGCCGCCGGGACCGCGGCCACCCGGTCGCTGCGCGCGCTGCGCCGGCGCGCGGCCCGGCTGGATCCGGACGACGGCACGCACGAGGCGGTACACGTACCGTCGGGCGTGGTCGAGGTGGACGAACTCGGCCGCACCCTCGACGACGTGCTCGGCCGGTACGCCGAGCAGACCGCGCGCACCCGTGAAGCCCTGGAGACCGCGCGCTCGTTCGCGGCGACCGTCGACCACGAACTGCGCGGCCCGCTGACCGGGATGCGCACCGACCTGGAGGTGCTGACCACCTATCCGGACCTGGCCGCGGCCGAGCGTGAGGACGTGCTCGCCGACCTGTGGGTGGGCCACGAGCGGGTGTTGTCCGTCCTGGCCGCGCTGCGCGCCCTCGCGCAGGGCGACCTGGCGGACGCGACGGCGTTCGAGGCGGTGGAACTCGGCGAGGTGGCGCACGCGTCCGCCCGGGGCGCGCCCGCCCACCGGCCCGGCGTCGAACTCCCGGTGGAGATAAGGGTGGAGGCGCCGCACGAGGTGGTCGTGTACGGACTCGCCGCGGGACTGCGGCTGTTGGTGGACAACCTGGTGTGCAACGCACTGGTGCACGGCGCGAGTCGGGTCCTGGTGAAGGTGCTTCCCGGGCTGGACTGCGGCGTGGTGTGCGTGGACGACGACGGGCCCGGGATCGCACCGGAGTTGCGCGACGTCGTGTTCGAGCGTTTCCATCGCGGCCCCGGCAGCGGTGGTGCCGGACTGGGTCTGACCCTGGTCGCACAACAGGTGGCGCTGCACGGCGGACGGGTCACGGTGGGCGTCCCGCCGACCGGCCGAGGCACCCGGATCGAGGTCGTGCTGCCCCTGCGCGCCGACCCGGCCGCCGCCCGCGAACGCGCCTGGCTCGGCGTCCTGGGCCGCATGCGCGACGAAAGCCGAACGGCGGACCGGGAGAAACCCGAATCCGCGAGCCCGCCCCGCGCCGCTCTCACCGCCCCCGCCGTGCCGCAAACCCGATCCGCATCCGCATCCGCCGGAAATTCCCGCTCCCCGACGGCCCGTTCACAGGAAACCCACAAGGAACGCCCCTAG
- a CDS encoding AAA family ATPase — MPHGRNDELAAVTALLQRTRAGDGGAVVLRGAAGTGKTTLLAEAVWAAKGMTVLRTSGPRGGGALPYTGLRQLLATLHPRIGRLPHTRAQALRTALGLAPGAADRTVVAAAACSLIAIAAREQPILVLVDDAHWLDTASAAVVAYIAARAEGLPIAVLRATREGAGAATEGAEPGTGVAGADDAARAGLAEADGQRSERAEAGAPGGAFRMGAAEWVIGSEARGAEKAVGDDLATTRAAEHVAAAESAAGPADARDASTDEATRPAERATDDESTTTHDGAARATCDAGSTSRVAAEATRDELREDVRQSSRAGRGDSVGARTRDREGDAEAGNAARGRGDVLTGAGDGAAAATDGRRGESAEAVDGDVRTGRRTRVGAGGGDGVFAASSARRTTDGSRPGAGFGANEAAERETSRSGSGVAGRSGRATGTDVFWGGGLGAGTDADARSTGGGTGPGVGNDHRPDSARATRSGGDRDHDRVTAGTSSGATARSGDRSDAGRVANGGGPSAGLPEQARRLLALAALEPAADLDQLAVAGRRIGIGRGARLALLRADLVDTTEHRVRFRNASAREEVRRSLSAAERRSLHGALVYAASGALAYRRPWHLAALATGPDAELAAALEAGAGRTRRELGAGAAAATWEQAARLTADRPTARRRFVAAAYAAWEAGFPVRARTLLDTADATDVEGVADEGSSAHSSGTAIRLRAALRHAEGHRSEAGALLLDAAHGRAALLLAATGAAWEAGDRARTTEARTALAALPLASDDPLRTVVAALGADGVSPAMVAPATRARLYGLGIALWEVTPLAVHAAATDQAAYEVLLDEAAVLRTHGARGALAAALMPLAVAGALSGRAVEAETHAAEGLRLARSTGQGTLAAWFLAALSMAATTQGRIAEARDGAWQALRLTGTQGLTPVGAYALYALAVVERAEGRTEAACELLATALAAPAGALMEVRIRAELATAGPNRTGLAALPPRPAHPQLPGLTLTGRIPRTPQLAAGNGA, encoded by the coding sequence GTGCCACACGGAAGGAACGACGAACTGGCCGCCGTCACGGCACTGCTGCAACGGACGCGCGCCGGTGACGGCGGAGCCGTCGTGCTGCGCGGGGCCGCGGGGACGGGCAAGACGACGCTCCTGGCCGAGGCGGTGTGGGCGGCCAAGGGGATGACCGTTCTGCGTACGAGCGGCCCGCGCGGCGGCGGCGCCCTCCCCTACACCGGACTGCGCCAACTCCTCGCCACGCTGCACCCGCGCATCGGCCGCCTGCCGCACACCAGGGCCCAGGCGCTGCGCACCGCGCTCGGCCTGGCCCCCGGCGCCGCCGACCGCACCGTGGTCGCCGCCGCCGCATGCTCCCTGATCGCCATCGCGGCCCGCGAACAACCGATCCTGGTCCTGGTCGACGACGCCCACTGGCTCGACACGGCCTCGGCCGCGGTGGTGGCGTACATCGCGGCCCGCGCGGAGGGGCTGCCGATCGCGGTGCTGCGCGCCACGCGGGAAGGGGCGGGCGCCGCAACGGAGGGTGCCGAGCCGGGTACGGGAGTCGCCGGGGCGGACGATGCCGCGCGGGCCGGGCTCGCCGAAGCGGACGGACAGCGGTCGGAGCGGGCCGAAGCGGGGGCGCCCGGTGGGGCGTTCCGAATGGGTGCAGCCGAGTGGGTGATCGGCTCGGAGGCACGCGGCGCGGAGAAGGCCGTCGGCGACGACCTCGCCACCACACGAGCGGCCGAGCACGTGGCCGCCGCCGAGTCCGCGGCCGGCCCGGCCGATGCGCGGGATGCGAGCACGGACGAGGCGACTCGTCCGGCCGAGCGGGCGACCGACGACGAATCCACGACCACCCACGACGGGGCCGCCCGGGCCACGTGTGACGCGGGTAGCACGTCCCGAGTGGCGGCGGAGGCCACCCGGGACGAACTGCGCGAGGACGTTCGGCAGTCGAGCCGGGCGGGGCGGGGCGACAGCGTCGGGGCGCGGACCCGTGACCGGGAGGGTGACGCCGAGGCGGGGAACGCGGCCCGGGGGCGCGGCGACGTCCTGACGGGCGCGGGCGACGGGGCGGCGGCGGCCACGGATGGTCGACGGGGCGAATCGGCCGAGGCCGTCGACGGTGATGTGCGGACGGGTCGTCGTACACGGGTCGGGGCCGGCGGTGGGGACGGCGTGTTCGCGGCGTCGTCCGCGCGGCGTACGACGGACGGGTCCCGTCCGGGTGCCGGCTTCGGGGCGAACGAGGCCGCCGAACGGGAGACTTCGCGCTCGGGTTCCGGCGTCGCCGGCCGGTCGGGGCGGGCCACCGGTACCGACGTCTTCTGGGGCGGCGGCCTCGGGGCCGGCACCGACGCGGACGCCCGGAGCACGGGTGGCGGCACCGGTCCCGGGGTCGGGAACGACCACCGGCCCGATTCCGCGCGGGCCACCCGATCCGGCGGCGACCGCGACCACGATCGCGTGACGGCGGGTACCTCTTCCGGGGCGACTGCCCGCAGCGGCGACCGATCGGATGCCGGCCGCGTCGCGAACGGCGGCGGGCCGTCGGCCGGCCTGCCCGAGCAGGCGCGTCGGTTGCTCGCCCTGGCGGCGCTCGAACCGGCCGCCGACCTCGACCAGTTGGCCGTCGCCGGACGGCGCATCGGTATCGGGCGCGGCGCGCGACTCGCACTCCTGCGGGCCGACCTCGTCGACACCACCGAGCACCGGGTGCGCTTTCGCAACGCGTCGGCGCGCGAGGAGGTACGCCGTTCGCTCAGCGCGGCCGAGCGCCGCTCCCTGCACGGAGCACTGGTCTACGCCGCGAGCGGCGCCCTCGCGTACCGGCGGCCCTGGCACCTGGCCGCGCTCGCCACCGGGCCCGACGCCGAGCTCGCCGCGGCTCTGGAGGCCGGCGCGGGCCGTACCCGCCGCGAACTCGGCGCCGGCGCCGCCGCGGCGACGTGGGAGCAGGCCGCTCGGCTCACCGCCGACCGCCCGACCGCCCGCCGCCGCTTCGTCGCCGCCGCGTACGCCGCGTGGGAGGCCGGCTTCCCGGTCCGCGCCCGCACCCTGCTCGACACCGCCGACGCCACCGACGTCGAGGGCGTCGCCGACGAGGGCTCGTCGGCGCACTCCTCCGGTACCGCGATCCGGCTCCGCGCGGCCCTGCGGCATGCGGAAGGGCATCGCTCCGAGGCGGGCGCGCTGCTCCTGGACGCGGCCCACGGTCGCGCCGCGCTTCTGCTCGCCGCCACCGGCGCCGCGTGGGAGGCGGGCGACCGCGCCCGCACCACCGAGGCCCGGACCGCCCTGGCCGCTCTCCCGCTCGCCTCCGACGACCCGCTGCGCACCGTGGTCGCCGCGCTCGGCGCCGACGGCGTCTCCCCCGCGATGGTCGCCCCGGCCACTCGGGCCCGGCTGTACGGCCTGGGCATCGCGCTCTGGGAGGTGACCCCGCTCGCGGTCCACGCCGCGGCGACCGACCAGGCGGCGTACGAGGTCCTGCTGGACGAGGCCGCCGTGCTGCGCACCCACGGCGCCCGGGGCGCACTCGCCGCGGCGCTGATGCCGCTCGCGGTCGCGGGCGCGCTGTCCGGCCGGGCCGTCGAGGCCGAGACCCACGCCGCCGAGGGCCTGCGGCTGGCCCGCTCCACCGGCCAGGGCACGCTGGCCGCCTGGTTCCTGGCCGCGCTGTCCATGGCCGCGACCACCCAGGGCCGCATCGCCGAGGCCCGCGACGGCGCCTGGCAGGCCCTGCGCCTGACCGGCACCCAGGGCCTGACCCCGGTCGGCGCCTACGCCCTGTACGCCCTCGCCGTCGTCGAACGCGCCGAGGGGCGCACCGAGGCCGCCTGCGAACTCCTGGCCACCGCCCTGGCCGCTCCCGCCGGCGCCCTGATGGAGGTCCGCATCCGGGCCGAGTTGGCCACCGCCGGTCCCAACCGCACCGGCCTCGCCGCCCTGCCGCCCCGCCCCGCCCACCCCCAGCTCCCGGGCCTGACCCTGACCGGCCGCATCCCCAGAACCCCGCAACTGGCCGCCGGCAACGGCGCCTGA
- a CDS encoding class I SAM-dependent methyltransferase gives MTKSTKLLKADPRSFDAFAGDYDRYAGLCDPLGEWLADLELAGERALDAGCGSGRHALALAGSYTEVVAADVSAPLIEVARVRRPHERVRYEVASLLDVHHTEGFDLVLSIGTLHHLPDLTAALTHLGSLVRPGGELVLVDDVATEPAATRRQHVLFAVRELARDLRRLRVRDAWWLYRFRTGRAWLDHLMSDHYLTRAQYRARYTEVFPDADFIDLADATAMRWRRRADDRPAHTR, from the coding sequence TTGACCAAGTCAACGAAACTGCTCAAGGCCGACCCCCGGTCGTTCGACGCGTTCGCGGGCGACTACGACCGATATGCCGGATTGTGCGACCCCCTCGGCGAGTGGCTGGCCGATCTCGAACTCGCCGGAGAGCGTGCCCTGGACGCCGGGTGCGGCTCCGGCCGGCACGCGCTCGCCCTGGCCGGCTCCTACACCGAGGTGGTGGCCGCCGATGTCAGCGCGCCGCTGATCGAGGTCGCGCGGGTCCGCCGGCCGCACGAGCGGGTCCGCTACGAAGTCGCCTCGCTGCTGGACGTACACCACACCGAGGGCTTCGACCTGGTCCTGAGCATCGGCACACTGCACCATCTTCCGGACCTGACCGCCGCGCTCACCCATCTCGGGTCGCTGGTCCGACCCGGCGGCGAACTCGTCCTGGTCGACGACGTGGCCACCGAGCCGGCCGCGACGCGCCGGCAGCACGTGCTCTTCGCGGTCCGCGAACTGGCCCGGGACCTGCGCCGGCTGCGCGTCCGGGACGCCTGGTGGCTGTACCGCTTCCGCACCGGCAGGGCCTGGCTGGACCACCTGATGTCCGACCACTACCTCACCCGCGCGCAGTACCGCGCCCGCTACACCGAGGTCTTCCCGGACGCCGACTTCATCGACCTGGCCGACGCGACCGCGATGCGCTGGCGCCGGCGGGCCGACGACCGGCCCGCCCACACCCGGTAA
- a CDS encoding enoyl-CoA hydratase — MSFVLVDKPRPHVTLITLNRPDRMNAMAFDVMVPFREALEAVSSDNDTRVVILTGAGRGFCSGADLENSGRIPGIKGLTRTSIARRSMEILDDVILGLRRLHQPVIGAINGPAIGGGFCLATATDIRIASDTAYFRAAGINNGLTASELGISYLLPRAIGSSRAFEIMLSGRDVDATEAERIGLVSRVVPGEKLLDDAYRLAERIIGFSRVGVEVTKRLLWSGLEAGSMHSHMDHEGHAQLYVRLTTENFEEAIRARRDGRRPEYRD; from the coding sequence ATGTCTTTCGTACTTGTCGACAAGCCCCGCCCCCACGTCACGCTCATCACCCTCAATCGACCGGACCGCATGAACGCCATGGCCTTCGACGTCATGGTCCCCTTCCGTGAGGCTCTGGAAGCGGTGAGTTCCGACAACGATACGCGTGTCGTCATATTGACCGGCGCGGGGAGGGGGTTCTGTTCCGGTGCGGACCTGGAGAATTCCGGACGCATCCCCGGGATCAAGGGTCTGACCCGGACGAGCATCGCGCGCCGCTCGATGGAGATCCTGGACGACGTGATCCTCGGACTGCGCCGGCTGCACCAGCCCGTGATCGGTGCGATCAACGGCCCCGCGATCGGCGGCGGTTTCTGCCTCGCCACCGCCACCGACATCCGAATCGCCTCCGACACGGCGTACTTCAGGGCCGCCGGCATCAACAACGGCCTGACCGCGAGCGAGCTCGGAATCAGCTATTTGCTCCCCCGGGCGATCGGGTCGTCTCGGGCATTCGAGATCATGTTGTCCGGGCGGGACGTGGACGCGACCGAGGCCGAGCGGATCGGACTGGTGTCGCGCGTGGTGCCGGGCGAGAAGTTGCTCGACGACGCGTACCGACTCGCCGAGCGCATCATCGGGTTCAGTCGAGTGGGGGTGGAGGTGACGAAACGGTTGCTGTGGTCGGGCCTGGAGGCCGGCAGCATGCACTCGCACATGGACCACGAGGGGCATGCCCAGTTGTACGTCCGGCTGACGACCGAGAACTTCGAGGAGGCCATCCGGGCTCGCCGGGACGGACGGCGACCGGAGTACCGGGATTGA
- the lipB gene encoding lipoyl(octanoyl) transferase LipB yields MSIDTADRMPTSPQAHEDGAPVRVDLGRLAYPFAQTEMARWVAERQRGAAPDRLFLLTHPPVITYGARTPAADLPDSASPIPLVEVDRGGHATYHGPGQLIGYLVVNVRALGPGDLVRRVENGLLAALDALGFPAVRRETPAGAPSLVGIWTPDHRKIASIGMRIRRGVSSHGFALNIDPDLSAFTTFTACALPDTTMTSLARLAAEAGRPAPTEAAVRDAVADALLRELTRRLPANPSTPRTQADSPRGQRPLNPPARP; encoded by the coding sequence ATGTCGATCGATACGGCGGATCGCATGCCGACGTCGCCGCAGGCACACGAGGACGGCGCACCGGTGCGCGTCGACCTGGGTCGACTCGCCTACCCGTTCGCGCAGACCGAGATGGCGCGCTGGGTCGCCGAGCGGCAGCGGGGCGCCGCGCCGGACCGGCTGTTCCTGCTCACCCACCCGCCGGTGATCACCTACGGCGCCCGCACCCCCGCCGCGGACCTGCCGGATTCGGCCTCGCCGATTCCGCTGGTCGAGGTGGACCGGGGCGGACACGCCACCTACCACGGGCCGGGCCAGCTGATCGGCTACCTGGTGGTGAACGTGCGCGCGCTGGGCCCGGGCGACCTGGTGCGCCGGGTGGAGAACGGCCTGCTCGCCGCGCTCGACGCGCTGGGCTTCCCGGCGGTGCGGCGCGAGACCCCGGCGGGTGCGCCGAGCCTGGTCGGGATCTGGACGCCGGACCACCGCAAGATCGCGTCGATCGGCATGCGGATCCGACGGGGCGTCAGCAGCCACGGCTTCGCGCTCAACATCGACCCCGACCTGAGCGCGTTCACCACCTTCACGGCGTGTGCGCTCCCGGACACGACGATGACCTCACTGGCCCGACTCGCCGCCGAGGCCGGTCGCCCCGCCCCGACCGAGGCGGCGGTCCGCGACGCGGTGGCCGACGCCCTGCTCCGCGAACTCACCCGCCGACTCCCCGCGAACCCGTCCACCCCGCGCACGCAGGCGGACAGCCCGCGCGGACAGCGGCCGCTCAATCCGCCCGCACGCCCGTGA
- a CDS encoding response regulator transcription factor, whose protein sequence is MTEAPATPTPTPTPPHVLVVDDDPSIRRALERGLRLAGYHVTLAADGTRALDLIEPAVPAAAPQVVVLDVAMPGISGIEVCAELRARGTATPVLMLSARDETADRIAGLESGADDYLVKPFDLRELDLRLRALLRRRPPGAVGEAPLRVGPVAVDVSAHIATCAGVPLDLTRREFALLEVFTRNPGLVLTRDQLLDRVWGYDFDVRTDVVDTFVSYLRRKLEADGRPRVLHTVRGVGFVLRAGGGPG, encoded by the coding sequence GTGACCGAGGCTCCCGCAACCCCCACCCCGACCCCCACCCCACCCCACGTCCTGGTCGTCGACGACGACCCCTCCATCCGCCGAGCCCTGGAACGCGGCCTGCGCCTGGCCGGATATCACGTCACCCTCGCCGCCGACGGCACCCGCGCACTGGACCTGATCGAGCCGGCCGTGCCCGCCGCCGCCCCCCAGGTCGTGGTCCTGGACGTGGCCATGCCGGGGATCAGCGGCATCGAGGTCTGCGCCGAACTGCGCGCCCGGGGCACCGCGACCCCCGTGCTGATGTTGTCCGCCCGCGACGAGACCGCCGATCGCATCGCGGGCCTGGAGAGCGGCGCGGACGACTACCTGGTGAAACCCTTCGATCTGCGCGAACTCGACCTGCGGCTGCGGGCGTTGCTGCGGCGCAGACCCCCCGGTGCGGTGGGCGAGGCGCCGCTGCGGGTCGGTCCGGTCGCGGTGGACGTGTCCGCGCACATCGCCACCTGCGCCGGCGTCCCGCTCGACCTGACCCGTCGCGAGTTCGCCCTCCTGGAGGTCTTCACCCGCAATCCCGGCCTGGTGCTGACCCGCGATCAACTCCTCGACCGCGTCTGGGGTTACGACTTCGACGTACGCACCGACGTGGTCGACACCTTCGTCAGCTACCTGCGCCGCAAGCTGGAGGCGGACGGCCGGCCGCGCGTGCTGCACACCGTTCGCGGCGTGGGCTTCGTCCTGCGGGCCGGCGGCGGTCCCGGATGA
- a CDS encoding response regulator transcription factor, producing MRIVIAEDAAILRDGLVQLLLDRDHEVAAAVPDADALRAAVAEHKPDVCVVDIRMPPTHTDEGLRAAIDIRREHPGIGVLVFSQYIETRYAAQLLGGNAAGVGYLLKERVVDTRDFTDALERVAAGGTALDPEVVTQLFGAGLRSGGLNTLTPREHEVLGLMAEGRTNAAIAKKLVVTERAVEKHVGNIFTKLDLPPSDTDHRRVMAVLRYLQL from the coding sequence ATGCGCATCGTCATCGCCGAGGACGCCGCCATCCTGCGGGACGGCCTCGTCCAACTGCTTCTCGACCGCGACCACGAGGTGGCCGCGGCCGTCCCCGACGCCGACGCGCTGCGGGCGGCGGTGGCCGAGCACAAACCCGATGTGTGCGTGGTCGACATCCGGATGCCGCCCACGCACACCGACGAGGGACTGCGGGCCGCGATCGACATCCGGCGCGAGCATCCCGGAATCGGCGTGCTGGTCTTCTCGCAGTACATCGAGACCCGCTACGCCGCCCAACTGCTCGGCGGCAACGCGGCGGGGGTGGGCTATCTGCTCAAGGAACGGGTGGTGGACACCCGCGACTTCACCGACGCGCTGGAGCGGGTCGCGGCCGGTGGCACCGCGCTCGACCCCGAGGTGGTCACCCAGTTGTTCGGCGCGGGCCTGCGCAGCGGCGGGCTGAACACGCTGACCCCGCGCGAGCACGAGGTCCTGGGCCTGATGGCCGAGGGGCGCACCAACGCGGCGATCGCGAAGAAGCTGGTGGTGACCGAGCGGGCGGTGGAGAAGCACGTCGGGAACATCTTCACCAAACTGGACCTGCCGCCCTCGGACACCGATCACCGAAGGGTGATGGCGGTATTGCGCTACCTGCAGCTGTGA